In the Leptolyngbya sp. 'hensonii' genome, one interval contains:
- a CDS encoding PAS domain-containing sensor histidine kinase: MSTCKERLQSILDVSSDPIQATLPNGQFIYTNQSWQKLLGYSSTDLEQCLFFDLVHPAHRDLCLEMFQVGQPDIVTSTLQSVLLTREGCEIEVTGTVSFQAQDDGSTGIWILWHLSDQAEVQDANSGRTTLDPNGQQLLQLAEVIRDVLYIHDIESYQLLYISPAFEQVWGLSLDKIYQDPYLWLANIYPSDRPSVAQAVERQLTGMASKLEYRIIRPDGELRWIESRSFPVRDAQGRIYRIAGIAQDITARKQTELALKRFSRDLERRIQECSVELGETRARLQAEITARQQIEAELQTREESLRHSNTLLEAQQETISHTLKQERELGDLRSRFVTVVSHEFRTPLTTIQSAAELLEYYDWSTEEKQERFQQIKGAVKHMTELLEDALLMGRIEAGKLQLQRQCLDLHALCREVLAELQVTISPRHRLHFQVQGQPYAGQLDGKLIRQMLINLLSNAIKYSPKGGPIGLSLFYSPDHTVLIQVQDEGIGIPLEDRDKLFQVFYRAMNVGTIQGTGIGLAIVKGCVEMHGGTVDLISEVGQGTTFTITLPLPPQNEPIIGQ, encoded by the coding sequence GTGTCAACCTGCAAGGAACGCTTACAGTCAATCCTGGATGTCTCTAGTGATCCTATCCAGGCAACTTTGCCTAATGGGCAATTTATTTACACGAATCAGTCGTGGCAGAAGCTTCTGGGTTATTCCAGCACTGATTTAGAGCAATGCCTGTTTTTTGATCTGGTTCATCCTGCTCATCGTGACTTGTGTCTGGAGATGTTTCAGGTGGGACAGCCCGATATAGTCACCTCCACCCTCCAGAGCGTCTTGCTCACCCGGGAGGGATGTGAGATTGAGGTCACTGGAACCGTCAGCTTTCAGGCACAGGATGATGGTTCTACAGGAATCTGGATCCTCTGGCACCTATCTGATCAAGCCGAGGTACAGGACGCCAATTCAGGCAGGACAACCTTAGATCCAAACGGACAACAACTCCTGCAGTTGGCTGAGGTAATTCGAGATGTCCTTTACATTCACGACATCGAATCCTATCAATTGCTGTATATCAGTCCAGCCTTTGAGCAAGTTTGGGGTCTCTCCCTGGACAAGATTTATCAGGATCCCTACCTCTGGTTAGCAAATATATATCCCAGCGATCGGCCTTCCGTGGCTCAGGCGGTCGAACGCCAACTCACAGGTATGGCCTCTAAGCTGGAGTACCGCATTATCCGACCGGACGGAGAGCTCCGCTGGATTGAGTCTCGTTCCTTCCCAGTTCGCGATGCCCAGGGCCGGATCTATCGCATTGCCGGGATTGCTCAAGATATCACGGCGCGTAAACAGACTGAACTGGCTCTGAAACGATTCAGCCGGGATCTGGAACGGAGAATACAGGAATGTTCGGTGGAATTAGGAGAAACTCGAGCCCGCCTGCAGGCAGAGATCACAGCACGTCAGCAGATTGAGGCCGAGCTGCAAACGCGAGAAGAATCATTACGCCACAGCAATACCTTACTTGAAGCACAGCAAGAGACGATCTCCCATACCTTAAAGCAGGAGCGAGAGTTGGGGGATCTCAGGTCCCGGTTCGTGACGGTTGTGTCCCATGAATTTCGCACCCCCCTGACAACGATTCAGTCAGCGGCTGAATTACTGGAATACTATGACTGGTCTACAGAGGAAAAGCAGGAGCGATTCCAGCAGATCAAGGGAGCTGTCAAGCATATGACGGAGTTGCTGGAGGATGCCCTGCTGATGGGCAGAATTGAAGCAGGCAAATTGCAATTGCAACGGCAATGTCTTGACCTGCATGCCCTCTGTAGGGAAGTGCTGGCAGAACTACAGGTTACAATCAGCCCACGCCATCGGCTGCACTTTCAGGTGCAGGGTCAACCTTATGCAGGGCAACTTGATGGTAAATTGATCCGGCAAATGTTGATCAATCTTTTGTCGAATGCCATTAAGTACTCTCCCAAGGGTGGACCGATCGGTCTGAGCCTCTTCTATTCCCCAGACCATACGGTTCTCATCCAGGTTCAGGATGAAGGGATCGGCATTCCCCTGGAAGATCGAGACAAGTTATTCCAGGTTTTCTATCGGGCCATGAACGTGGGTACGATTCAAGGTACTGGGATTGGGCTGGCGATCGTCAAGGGTTGCGTGGAGATGCACGGCGGGACTGTAGACCTGATCAGTGAAGTGGGCCAAGGAACCACGTTTACGATTACATTACCGCTGCCACCGCAGAACGAACCCATAATTGGCCAATGA
- a CDS encoding lipid-A-disaccharide synthase: MQAIDILILSNGPGELTTWVKPVVAALREKLGADPDQVRLSVVLSPCTNATGKEAEIARSYPEVDRVQAADRFFPFLLWGQTADRWDWRDRGVVIFLGGDQFFSVVIGKRLGYPTVTYAEWEARWPQWIDRFAVMKPAILDRVNPQYTTKFTVVGDLMAEAGSWSTQDAPSSADSSPLPPLIGILPGSKAAKLAQGVPLMVAIADHIHRHRPEVRFVIPVAPSLELVTLANFANPDLNPVFSLVEGVAADLVLPEQPESGPYLKTASGMQVDLWTTFPAYEVMAQCSLCITTVGANTAELGALGIPMVVLIPKNQADAMRTWDGLPGLLANLPGGFGSFFARLINRYMEKRLGLLAWPNIWAGEAIVPELFDHLRPEGVADLVMDYLDHPEKLQQMRDNLRKVRGEPGAAKKLAAIVAEVLSSPP, translated from the coding sequence ATGCAGGCCATTGATATTCTGATTCTCTCCAACGGCCCCGGCGAACTCACAACCTGGGTTAAACCAGTTGTGGCTGCTTTACGGGAGAAATTGGGAGCCGATCCAGACCAGGTTCGGCTCTCCGTTGTCCTTTCCCCCTGCACCAATGCGACGGGTAAAGAAGCTGAAATTGCCCGGTCCTACCCGGAGGTTGATCGGGTTCAGGCTGCCGATCGGTTTTTCCCTTTTCTGCTCTGGGGGCAAACCGCTGATCGTTGGGACTGGCGCGATCGGGGTGTGGTCATTTTCCTGGGGGGCGATCAATTCTTTTCTGTGGTGATTGGCAAGCGACTGGGGTATCCCACCGTCACCTATGCGGAATGGGAGGCCCGCTGGCCCCAGTGGATCGATCGCTTTGCCGTCATGAAGCCAGCCATCCTCGATCGGGTAAACCCCCAATACACCACTAAATTTACTGTGGTTGGTGATCTAATGGCAGAGGCCGGTAGTTGGTCAACCCAGGATGCTCCCTCCTCTGCAGACTCTTCCCCCTTGCCTCCTCTGATTGGCATTCTCCCCGGCTCCAAAGCCGCCAAACTGGCTCAGGGCGTTCCCTTGATGGTGGCGATCGCCGATCATATCCATCGCCATCGCCCGGAGGTCAGATTCGTGATTCCGGTGGCCCCCTCCCTGGAACTGGTCACCCTGGCTAACTTTGCCAATCCCGATTTGAACCCTGTCTTTTCTCTGGTGGAAGGCGTGGCAGCGGATCTGGTGCTACCGGAGCAGCCAGAATCAGGGCCATATCTGAAAACGGCCTCCGGGATGCAAGTAGATCTCTGGACCACCTTTCCAGCCTATGAGGTGATGGCCCAATGCAGCCTCTGTATCACCACCGTGGGGGCAAACACAGCCGAACTGGGAGCCCTGGGCATTCCCATGGTAGTTTTAATTCCCAAAAACCAGGCGGATGCTATGCGTACTTGGGATGGTCTACCGGGACTCCTGGCCAACTTACCCGGTGGCTTCGGCTCCTTCTTTGCCCGCCTGATTAATCGGTATATGGAGAAACGTCTGGGGTTGCTGGCCTGGCCGAATATTTGGGCCGGTGAGGCGATCGTGCCAGAGTTGTTCGACCACCTACGACCGGAAGGAGTAGCAGACTTGGTGATGGACTACCTGGACCATCCCGAAAAGCTGCAGCAGATGCGGGACAACCTGCGTAAAGTTCGGGGAGAACCCGGGGCGGCCAAAAAACTGGCCGCGATCGTCGCTGAAGTCCTCTCATCCCCCCCATAA
- a CDS encoding ankyrin repeat domain-containing protein: MTDLISAAKNGDVTTLKDLLSQGVDVNTRDGENSTALIAASEAGHLELVQALIQRGADVNAADQDGWTALMGASGSGHLQVVQVLLQAGAHLNAQTGFGMTALMSAAAKGDRAVVQQLLDQGADASVKDNNNWTALIWAAEEKQTEIVALLKQARS, from the coding sequence ATGACGGATCTTATATCGGCTGCAAAAAATGGGGATGTGACCACTCTCAAAGATTTACTGAGTCAGGGAGTGGATGTGAATACAAGAGATGGGGAAAATTCCACCGCTCTGATTGCTGCATCTGAAGCGGGTCACCTGGAACTGGTTCAGGCTCTGATCCAAAGGGGGGCCGATGTAAATGCCGCAGACCAGGATGGCTGGACGGCTCTGATGGGGGCTTCCGGGTCAGGCCATCTTCAAGTTGTTCAAGTTCTGCTCCAGGCGGGTGCTCACCTGAATGCCCAAACTGGATTTGGTATGACGGCCCTGATGAGTGCAGCGGCTAAGGGGGATCGGGCAGTGGTGCAACAGTTGCTGGACCAGGGAGCCGATGCCAGTGTCAAGGACAATAACAATTGGACGGCACTGATCTGGGCGGCTGAGGAGAAACAAACAGAAATTGTAGCGTTGCTCAAACAGGCCCGTAGTTAG
- a CDS encoding magnesium chelatase subunit H, whose translation MFTHVKPTIRHITPENLQGRALVRVVYVVLEPQYQSALSAAVNSINQNNPNLAIEISGYLIEELRSPENFEDFKRDVAQADIFIASLIFIEDLADKVVEAVEGHRDRLSAAVVFPSMPQVMRLNKLGSFSMAQLGQSKGAIAQFMRKRKEKAGSSFQDGMLKLLQTLPKVLKYLPLDKAQDARNFMLSFQYWLGGSQENLENFLLMLADKYVFKGSQHASLQYRDPVTYPDMGIWHPLAPTMFEDVKEYLNWYNSRKDISDDLKDPLAPCIGLVLQRTHLVTGDDAHYVAMVQELECLGARVLPVFAGGLDFSKPVDAYFFDPLSKNQTSIVDTVVSLTGFALVGGPARQDHPKAIESLKRLNRPYMVALPLVFQTTEEWQDSDLGLHPIQVALQIAIPELDGAIEPIILSGRDGTTGKAIALQDRVEAVAQRAMKWAALRRKPKMNKKLAITVFSFPPDKGNVGTAAYLDVFGSIFKVMESLKHNGYNVQGLPDSPEALMLEVLHDARAQYSSPELNIAYRMSVPEYETLTPYHERLEPSWGPAPGHLNTDGESLLIYGKHFGNVFIGVQPTFGYEGDPMRLLFSRSASPHHGFAAYYTYLGRIWQADAVLHFGTHGSLEFMPGKQMGMSGDCYPDNLIGMIPNLYYYAANNPSEATIAKRRSYAETISYLTPPAENAGLYKGLKELSELIGSYQTLKDTGRGSSIVNTIMDKCRLVNLDKDIALPEQDAKDMSAEERDTIVGTVYRKLMEIEARLLPCGLHVIGKPPTAEEAIATLVNIAALDRPEDEICSLPRILAESVGRDIDDLYRASDRGGLADVELLQDITLATRSAVAALVQEQVNTEGRIDRVAVLNFFSMGRKEPWVEALHAAGYTKVDGEKLKPLFEYLEFCLKQVVADNELGALLKALEGEYILPGPGGDPIRNPDVLPTGKNIHALDPQSIPTTAAVQSARIVVDRLLERQRLENKGQWPESIACVLWGTDNIKTYGESLAQILWFVGVKPVADSLGRVNKLELIPLEELGRPRIDVVVNCSGVFRDLFINQMSLLDRAIKMAAEAEEPLEMNFVRKHALKQAQDMGINLRQAATRVFSNASGSYASNVNLAVENSTWENESELQEMYLGRKSFAFSSDNPGTMEQDRRIFESALKTVEVTFQNLDSSEISLTDVSHYFDSDPTKVVSNLRGDGTLPTAYIADTTTANAQVRTLSETVRLDARTKLLNPKWYEGMLSHGYEGVRELSKRLVNTMGWSATAGAVDNWIYEDTNATFVQDEAMRQRLMNLNPHSFRKVVSTLLEVNGRGYWQTSESNLQLLRELYQEVEDRIEGVE comes from the coding sequence ATGTTCACCCACGTTAAGCCCACCATCCGGCACATTACTCCCGAAAATCTGCAGGGGAGGGCGCTGGTCAGAGTGGTCTATGTGGTGCTGGAGCCGCAGTATCAAAGTGCTCTTTCGGCAGCCGTTAATTCAATTAATCAGAACAATCCCAACCTGGCGATCGAAATCAGCGGTTACTTGATTGAGGAACTCCGGAGCCCGGAGAATTTCGAGGATTTCAAACGGGATGTCGCTCAAGCTGACATCTTCATCGCCTCCTTGATCTTTATTGAAGACCTGGCCGATAAGGTGGTAGAGGCAGTTGAGGGCCATCGTGATCGGTTGAGCGCAGCCGTTGTTTTTCCATCCATGCCCCAGGTCATGCGTCTGAACAAGCTGGGTAGTTTCTCGATGGCTCAACTCGGCCAGTCCAAAGGGGCGATCGCCCAGTTCATGCGGAAGCGCAAGGAAAAAGCCGGTTCCTCCTTCCAGGATGGCATGTTGAAGCTGTTGCAGACCCTGCCCAAGGTGCTGAAATATTTGCCTCTGGATAAAGCTCAGGATGCGCGCAACTTTATGCTCAGCTTCCAGTACTGGTTGGGCGGCTCCCAGGAGAACCTGGAAAACTTCCTGCTGATGCTGGCCGATAAGTATGTGTTCAAGGGGAGTCAGCACGCTTCTCTGCAATATCGAGATCCAGTCACCTATCCCGATATGGGGATCTGGCATCCTCTGGCTCCAACCATGTTTGAGGATGTAAAAGAATACCTCAACTGGTACAACTCTCGTAAAGATATTTCAGACGATTTGAAGGATCCCCTGGCTCCCTGTATTGGATTGGTGCTGCAGCGGACTCACCTGGTGACGGGCGATGATGCCCACTACGTGGCCATGGTGCAGGAGCTGGAGTGTCTGGGGGCGCGGGTACTGCCTGTGTTTGCGGGCGGTCTGGACTTTTCCAAACCGGTTGATGCTTACTTCTTTGATCCCCTCTCCAAGAACCAGACCTCGATCGTGGATACGGTCGTTTCCCTGACTGGGTTCGCTCTGGTAGGAGGACCGGCCCGGCAGGACCATCCTAAGGCCATTGAATCCCTCAAGCGTCTGAACCGTCCTTACATGGTCGCCCTCCCCCTGGTGTTCCAGACCACGGAAGAATGGCAGGACAGTGACCTGGGCCTGCATCCGATTCAGGTGGCCCTGCAGATTGCCATCCCCGAACTGGATGGGGCGATCGAGCCCATTATTCTGTCTGGGCGGGATGGGACCACGGGGAAAGCGATCGCCCTTCAGGATCGGGTCGAGGCCGTTGCCCAGCGGGCCATGAAATGGGCTGCCCTGCGGCGCAAGCCCAAGATGAACAAAAAGCTAGCGATTACTGTCTTTAGCTTCCCGCCAGACAAAGGCAATGTGGGGACAGCCGCTTACCTGGATGTGTTTGGCTCCATCTTTAAGGTGATGGAATCTCTGAAGCACAACGGGTATAACGTGCAGGGCCTGCCAGACTCACCCGAAGCCCTGATGCTGGAGGTGTTGCATGATGCCCGTGCCCAGTACAGCAGCCCCGAACTCAACATTGCCTACCGCATGTCGGTGCCAGAATATGAGACCCTCACCCCCTATCATGAGCGGTTGGAACCGTCCTGGGGACCGGCTCCTGGCCATCTCAATACGGATGGGGAAAGCCTGCTGATCTACGGTAAACACTTTGGTAATGTCTTTATCGGTGTTCAACCCACCTTTGGCTACGAGGGGGATCCCATGCGGCTTCTGTTCTCCCGATCGGCCAGTCCCCACCACGGGTTTGCCGCTTACTACACTTACCTGGGGCGGATCTGGCAAGCTGATGCTGTGCTGCATTTTGGCACCCATGGTTCCCTGGAGTTCATGCCCGGTAAGCAAATGGGAATGTCTGGGGATTGTTACCCGGATAACCTGATCGGCATGATCCCAAACCTGTACTACTATGCGGCAAATAATCCATCGGAGGCGACGATCGCCAAGCGCCGTTCCTATGCCGAGACCATCTCTTACCTGACCCCTCCGGCGGAGAATGCGGGTCTGTACAAGGGGCTGAAGGAGCTGAGCGAGCTGATTGGCTCCTATCAAACCCTGAAAGATACGGGCCGGGGTAGTTCCATCGTCAACACCATTATGGACAAGTGCCGATTGGTGAACCTGGATAAGGACATTGCCCTGCCTGAGCAGGACGCGAAAGACATGTCTGCCGAAGAGCGGGATACGATCGTCGGCACCGTTTACCGCAAGCTGATGGAAATTGAGGCCCGCCTGCTGCCTTGTGGTCTGCATGTGATTGGTAAACCACCCACGGCAGAAGAGGCGATCGCCACCCTGGTTAACATTGCGGCCCTGGATCGGCCTGAGGATGAGATCTGTAGTCTGCCTCGGATTCTTGCTGAGAGCGTCGGACGGGATATTGACGATCTGTATCGAGCCAGCGATCGGGGGGGTTTGGCGGATGTGGAACTTCTGCAGGATATTACCCTGGCCACCCGATCAGCCGTGGCAGCTCTAGTGCAGGAGCAGGTGAATACGGAGGGGCGGATCGATCGGGTGGCGGTGCTGAATTTCTTCAGTATGGGCCGCAAGGAACCTTGGGTAGAAGCCCTGCATGCAGCGGGTTATACCAAAGTAGATGGGGAAAAATTGAAGCCCCTGTTCGAATATCTGGAGTTTTGTTTGAAACAGGTGGTGGCGGATAACGAGTTGGGAGCCCTCCTGAAGGCCCTGGAAGGGGAGTATATCCTGCCGGGACCGGGGGGGGATCCGATCCGTAATCCGGATGTGCTGCCCACGGGTAAGAATATCCATGCCCTGGATCCCCAGTCCATTCCGACGACCGCTGCGGTGCAATCAGCTCGCATTGTGGTCGATCGCTTGCTGGAGCGGCAACGACTGGAGAATAAAGGCCAGTGGCCGGAGTCCATCGCCTGTGTTCTCTGGGGCACGGACAATATCAAGACCTATGGGGAATCTTTGGCCCAGATTCTCTGGTTCGTTGGGGTCAAGCCCGTGGCGGATTCTCTGGGTCGGGTTAACAAGCTGGAGTTAATTCCCCTGGAAGAGTTGGGGCGGCCTCGAATTGACGTGGTTGTGAACTGTTCTGGGGTTTTCCGGGATCTGTTCATTAACCAGATGAGTCTGCTCGATCGGGCAATTAAGATGGCCGCCGAAGCCGAGGAACCCCTGGAGATGAACTTTGTTCGCAAACATGCGCTGAAACAGGCGCAAGACATGGGGATTAACCTGCGGCAGGCGGCGACTCGAGTCTTCTCGAATGCGTCTGGTTCCTATGCCTCTAACGTCAATCTGGCGGTGGAAAACAGCACCTGGGAAAACGAATCGGAACTCCAGGAAATGTATCTGGGCCGCAAGTCTTTTGCCTTCAGCTCTGATAACCCTGGCACGATGGAGCAGGATCGTCGCATTTTTGAATCGGCCTTGAAGACAGTGGAAGTGACGTTCCAAAACCTGGATTCTTCTGAAATCAGCCTGACGGATGTCAGCCACTACTTCGATTCAGATCCCACCAAGGTGGTCTCGAATTTGCGGGGGGATGGCACTTTGCCAACGGCCTACATTGCAGATACCACCACTGCCAATGCCCAGGTCCGTACCCTTTCGGAAACAGTTCGTCTGGATGCCCGCACAAAATTGCTCAACCCGAAATGGTACGAAGGGATGCTTAGCCATGGCTATGAAGGGGTGCGAGAGCTCTCCAAGCGTCTGGTGAATACCATGGGCTGGTCTGCAACTGCTGGAGCTGTAGACAACTGGATCTACGAGGATACCAATGCCACCTTTGTTCAGGATGAAGCCATGCGGCAGCGGTTGATGAACCTCAACCCCCACTCCTTCCGGAAAGTGGTCTCCACCCTCCTGGAGGTGAACGGTCGGGGTTACTGGCAAACCAGTGAGAGCAACCTGCAACTGTTGCGGGAACTCTATCAAGAGGTGGAAGACCGGATTGAAGGGGTTGAATAG
- a CDS encoding DUF4344 domain-containing metallopeptidase — translation MRSLLQRLQWVRFRFANPLLTVLLAIGVFCYVTIGVQSQELAGLSISIPTPPARTELAQVEKRIQVIYSNTKRPFPKELERIYQKTQVFEKLSGLIDNKINLPRNVRVILKECGVTNAFYRPSQHSITICYDLTEYFIDLFKKNGKTDYKAGEMAMYATVFTFFHEVGHMLTSELDLPITGKEEDAADQFSTLLLSKSDVGERSALAAASWFNYATGPTTRAAFMDEHSLDQQRLYYIVCLLYGDEPKKYTTLVQGLGFPRNRLSKCVKEYDQKTKAWRKLLSPYAKKGSLI, via the coding sequence ATGCGTAGTCTGTTGCAACGGTTGCAGTGGGTCCGATTCAGATTCGCAAACCCCCTACTGACAGTGCTATTGGCGATCGGTGTCTTTTGTTATGTCACGATCGGGGTCCAAAGCCAGGAGTTGGCTGGGTTATCGATCTCCATCCCAACACCTCCAGCCAGGACTGAGTTGGCCCAGGTGGAAAAGCGGATTCAAGTCATTTACAGCAACACCAAGCGCCCTTTTCCTAAAGAACTGGAGCGTATATATCAGAAAACTCAGGTTTTTGAAAAGCTCTCTGGTCTGATCGACAACAAAATTAACCTGCCTCGCAATGTCCGGGTCATTTTGAAAGAATGTGGCGTCACGAATGCCTTTTACCGGCCCAGCCAGCACAGTATTACGATCTGCTATGACCTGACCGAGTATTTTATTGATCTGTTCAAAAAGAACGGCAAGACTGACTATAAGGCAGGCGAGATGGCGATGTATGCCACCGTCTTTACCTTTTTCCATGAAGTTGGCCATATGCTGACCAGCGAACTGGATTTACCCATTACGGGCAAGGAAGAAGATGCCGCCGACCAGTTTTCTACCCTGTTACTCTCTAAATCTGATGTCGGGGAACGATCGGCCCTGGCTGCAGCCAGTTGGTTTAACTATGCCACTGGCCCTACTACCCGAGCAGCTTTTATGGATGAGCACTCTCTGGATCAGCAGCGTCTATACTACATTGTCTGCCTGTTATATGGCGATGAACCCAAGAAATATACGACCCTGGTACAGGGACTGGGATTTCCCCGGAACCGCTTATCTAAGTGCGTAAAGGAATATGACCAGAAGACCAAAGCCTGGAGAAAATTGCTTTCTCCATACGCCAAAAAGGGTAGTTTAATCTAA
- a CDS encoding protein kinase, translating to MTAPLLNNRYRIIQALASGGFGDTFLAEDTHLPSGRRCVIKQLKPIVHHAGTFQFIQERFQREAAILEDLANQSSQLPKLYAYFAEQGQFYLIQEWIEGETLRDRVQRQGRMGEQEITVILGEVLNLLHYIHHKGIIHRDIKPSNLILRQQDGKPVLIDFGAAKEMLHLTVDPDGQFTASIAIGTPGFMPPEQAAGCPVFASDLYSLSWTAIYALTGFLPHQLQRNPQTGRVDWHSGHCFDARLIAVLDRAIQTQWVDRYASAGDMLTALQSPPTVVDRLPEPSPSDQTLTLPASPRPGPHASPPAVSSNRQDYRNRQILLNKVRNYWIKGVLETSLHDRVLLELGLTQYGDALERPWGMIWEAGQERRSLPAGVKVIHLFDELGAGRTLLILGEPGSGKTTTLLELARELLQRADLQPEQPLPVVFNLSGWAGPRQPIADWLEQELTVKYQVSREIAQIWVQTEQLLLLLDGLDEVEVDRRQDCVLALNQFSRLHGQTEMVVCSRLRDYEGLNQRLRFQGAICLQPLTPLQIRQYLASAGSELAAVRESLEADTTLQTLAQSPLMLSIMTLAYRGLALTALPNMSLEERRRHLFDTYLDRMLQKRTGNTLYAKQQAQQWLIWLAQQLLRQAETVFLIEQMQPDWLPNRAQRWLYALGIGLFAGIICGLGGGVVGTLISGMAVGQVYGLIFGLTGGVLVSLIFGLISHEIRPVETLRWSWAKARQNLLIGLAVGLFCGPVFAMSLTSIYGLVFELSDRLIYSLVYGLLSGLGVGIIFVLLRGLTGPDIEMKTIPNQGIWRSARNAAVFALIGVVGLTIVTLMVDVPLFLGTIAGLLFGLFGAGEACVQHLILRLILYLDGYIPWNYARFLDYATQRILLQKVGGGYIFIHRLMLEHVANLEPKPTRATGRTLRD from the coding sequence ATGACCGCTCCTCTCCTGAATAACCGGTATCGCATCATTCAGGCTCTGGCTTCCGGTGGATTTGGAGACACTTTTCTGGCTGAAGATACCCATCTGCCATCGGGTCGGCGCTGTGTAATTAAGCAACTGAAGCCGATCGTTCATCATGCGGGAACCTTCCAATTCATTCAGGAGCGGTTTCAGCGTGAGGCCGCTATTCTCGAAGATCTGGCCAACCAGAGCAGCCAACTCCCCAAACTGTATGCCTACTTTGCTGAGCAGGGGCAGTTCTATCTGATCCAGGAATGGATTGAAGGGGAAACCCTGCGCGATCGCGTCCAGCGGCAGGGAAGAATGGGTGAGCAGGAAATCACTGTCATCCTGGGGGAAGTGCTCAACCTGTTGCACTACATCCATCACAAGGGAATCATCCATCGGGATATCAAGCCCAGCAATTTGATCCTGCGGCAACAGGATGGCAAACCGGTGTTGATTGATTTTGGGGCTGCCAAGGAAATGCTGCACCTGACGGTTGATCCGGATGGTCAGTTTACGGCTTCCATTGCGATCGGCACCCCCGGTTTCATGCCCCCGGAGCAGGCCGCTGGCTGTCCGGTCTTTGCCAGTGATCTGTACAGCCTGAGTTGGACTGCCATCTATGCCCTGACGGGCTTCCTTCCCCATCAGTTGCAAAGAAATCCCCAAACAGGGCGGGTGGATTGGCATTCTGGACATTGTTTTGATGCTCGTCTGATTGCAGTTCTAGATCGAGCGATCCAGACCCAGTGGGTCGATCGCTACGCCTCTGCCGGAGATATGCTGACAGCCCTGCAATCTCCCCCGACTGTGGTAGACCGCCTGCCAGAACCCAGTCCGTCTGACCAAACCTTGACCCTGCCTGCTTCGCCTCGCCCTGGGCCGCATGCCTCCCCACCGGCGGTTTCGTCCAACCGGCAGGACTATCGCAACCGCCAGATTTTGCTGAACAAGGTCAGAAATTACTGGATTAAGGGGGTTTTGGAAACCTCGTTGCACGATCGGGTATTGCTGGAACTGGGATTGACCCAGTATGGGGATGCCCTTGAGCGTCCCTGGGGGATGATTTGGGAAGCGGGCCAGGAGCGCCGATCACTCCCTGCTGGGGTGAAGGTCATCCATCTGTTTGATGAGTTGGGAGCCGGTCGCACCCTGCTGATCCTGGGGGAACCGGGCTCCGGGAAGACTACCACCCTACTGGAGCTGGCTCGCGAACTCCTGCAACGGGCCGATCTCCAACCAGAACAACCCCTTCCGGTCGTATTTAACCTCTCAGGCTGGGCTGGCCCCAGACAACCGATCGCCGATTGGTTGGAACAGGAGTTGACGGTCAAATACCAGGTTTCCAGGGAGATTGCCCAAATCTGGGTTCAAACAGAGCAGTTGCTCCTGTTGCTGGATGGTCTGGATGAAGTAGAGGTCGATCGGCGACAGGACTGTGTTCTGGCCTTAAACCAGTTCAGCCGTCTCCATGGGCAAACCGAGATGGTCGTCTGTAGCCGTCTCCGGGATTATGAAGGGTTAAATCAGCGACTCCGGTTTCAAGGGGCTATCTGCTTACAGCCCCTGACGCCGCTCCAGATCCGTCAGTATCTGGCCAGCGCAGGCTCCGAGTTGGCTGCCGTGCGGGAGTCCCTGGAGGCAGATACCACCCTGCAAACCCTGGCCCAATCTCCCCTGATGCTGAGCATTATGACCCTGGCCTACCGAGGGCTTGCCCTGACAGCCTTACCCAACATGAGTCTGGAAGAGCGTCGTCGGCATCTATTTGACACCTATCTCGATCGCATGCTCCAAAAACGAACCGGCAACACCCTTTACGCCAAACAACAGGCCCAGCAGTGGTTAATCTGGCTGGCCCAGCAACTGTTACGACAGGCGGAGACGGTTTTCCTGATTGAACAGATGCAACCAGACTGGCTGCCGAACCGCGCCCAGCGATGGCTGTATGCCCTGGGGATTGGTCTTTTTGCTGGGATAATTTGTGGCCTGGGTGGGGGCGTGGTCGGAACCCTGATCAGTGGTATGGCTGTGGGTCAGGTTTATGGTTTGATCTTTGGCCTAACTGGTGGGGTTCTGGTGTCCCTGATTTTTGGCCTGATTAGCCATGAGATCCGTCCAGTCGAGACCTTGCGCTGGTCCTGGGCTAAGGCCAGACAGAATTTACTGATTGGACTGGCCGTTGGACTGTTTTGTGGTCCAGTCTTCGCCATGAGCCTGACTTCCATCTATGGCTTGGTCTTTGAATTGAGTGACCGGTTAATTTATAGCCTGGTCTATGGGCTCTTATCGGGCCTGGGCGTCGGCATCATTTTTGTATTGTTGCGAGGTCTGACCGGACCAGACATTGAAATGAAGACCATCCCCAATCAGGGAATCTGGCGATCGGCCCGTAATGCTGCCGTCTTTGCCCTGATTGGAGTGGTTGGTTTGACGATCGTAACCTTGATGGTCGATGTTCCCCTGTTTTTGGGTACGATCGCGGGTCTGTTATTTGGTTTATTTGGAGCTGGAGAAGCCTGTGTGCAGCATCTGATCCTGCGCCTGATCCTGTACCTGGATGGGTACATCCCCTGGAACTATGCCCGCTTCCTGGACTACGCCACGCAACGGATTCTGTTACAAAAGGTGGGAGGGGGATACATTTTTATCCATCGGCTGATGCTGGAACACGTTGCGAACCTGGAGCCAAAACCAACCCGTGCAACGGGCAGAACCCTGAGGGACTGA